Proteins found in one Triticum aestivum cultivar Chinese Spring chromosome 4D, IWGSC CS RefSeq v2.1, whole genome shotgun sequence genomic segment:
- the LOC123098477 gene encoding subtilisin-like protease SBT3.18 isoform X2 has product MSTGLRFEISIMLPNRRLQELERFPGFSSGEQQLFRAWSESLQLLKIRGVAEHPFPAPCFLTPASGAEWWSGGSPNRVLLLIFFKHFASSHRLKVHIVYLGHNNGLTPSLTTQFHLQLLSRVFAEPEEARQAILYSYSYGFSGFSAVLNSTQATTLSETEEVISVFRSRMLQLHTTRSWDFMGLSLHSQMEQPSSQMHLKYGDDVIVGILDTGVWPESESFRDDPHLGPVPSSWRGTCVGGQQFDPATACNRKLIGARYYLAGFEAETGLLNTSGGAEYRSARDRVGHGTHTASTAVGAVSPNASYFGGLGRGAARGGAPRARLAVYKVCWFKDLTGRCNDADILAAFDDALHDGVHVISASLGSPPPLSPLFATSTEVGSFHAMQLGVSTVFSAGNDGPDVAMVQNVSPWGVTVAASTIDRRFPTVIALGNNASFVGEGFIVKDMKTPLVESTSVFADGTCSLDQLVNRTAASGKIVLCFSTMGMVSGEGAALAVYAGGGSGVIFADSSSRRSNQDNFLPTVHVNLRQGTHILNYIQSRSRQRPTVHVSASRTVVGSTPAPAIAYFSSRGPSSISPNILKPDVTAPGVNILAAWPPKSSPTMLPLDKRSTEWNFDTGTSMSCPHVTGIVAILRSVHPTWSPAAVKSALMTTAYVHDDTSDAMLAGGTQKAADAFDTGAGHVDPLPALDPGLVYDADARDHVRFLCGLGYTEAQVRQMVLPSPALDTSCAGGPIGDADLNYPAIVLPELRAVVTVKRTVTNVGLQRETVYHATVISPQGTHVEVWPPALAFSPRCARAEYYVTVTPAKLSRGRYDFGEIVWSDGYHRVRTPLVVRVTNLPDAGVGAQPTNQHRDTTEY; this is encoded by the exons ATGTCTACAGGGTTGCGGTTCGAGATATCCATCATGCTTCCAAACAG AAGGTTGCAGGAGCTAGAAAGATTTCCCGGCTTTAGCTCAGGGGAGCAACAGCTATTTAGAGCCTGGTCGGAGTCACTCCAGCTCCTAAAAATACGAGGAGTTGCGGAGCATCCGTTCCCAGCTCCGTGCTTTTTAACTCCAGCTTCGGGAGCGGAGTGGTGGAGTGGCGGGTCTCCGAACAGGGTCTTATTATTGATTTTCTTCAAACACTTTGCAAGTTCTCACAGACTCAAG GTTCACATTGTGTACTTGGGCCACAACAACGGTCTGACTCCTTCGCTGACCACACAGTTTCATCTCCAACTTCTGTCAAGAGTCTTTGCAGA GCCGGAGGAAGCAAGACAAGCTATTCTGTATAGCTACAGCTATGGTTTCTCTGGTTTTTCGGCAGTGCTCAATTCAACGCAAGCCACCACATTGTCGG AAACAGAAGAGGTCATATCAGTATTCAGGAGCAGGATGCTGCAGCTCCATACAACAAGGAGCTGGGATTTCATGGGCCTCAGCCTGCATTCTCAGATGGAGCAGCCATCCTCCCAAATGCATTTGAAGTACGGAGACGACGTAATTGTCGGTATCCTCGACACGG GTGTGTGGCCTGAATCCGAGAGCTTCAGAGATGACCCCCACCTAGGCCCCGTGCCGTCGTCATGGCGCGGCACGTGCGTGGGAGGCCAGCAGTTCGACCCGGCCACCGCGTGCAACCGCAAGCTCATCGGCGCGCGCTACTACCTCGCCGGCTTCGAAGCTGAGACCGGCCTGCTGAACACCAGCGGCGGCGCGGAATACCGATCGGCTCGGGACCGTGTGGGCCACGGCACGCACACGGCGTCCACGGCCGTGGGCGCCGTGTCCCCCAACGCGAGCTACTTCGGCGGGCTGGGCCGCGGCGCGGCGCGCGGGGGTGCGCCCAGGGCGCGGCTGGCGGTGTACAAGGTGTGCTGGTTCAAGGACCTGACGGGCCGGTGCAACGACGCCGACATCCTGGCGGCGTTCGACGACGCGCTGCACGATGGCGTGCACGTCATCTCGGCATCCCTCGGGTCCccgccgccgctgtcgccgctGTTCGCGACGAGCACCGAGGTCGGGTCGTTCCACGCCATGCAGCTCGGGGTGTCGACGGTGTTCTCCGCGGGCAACGACGGGCCCGACGTGGCCATGGTGCAGAACGTGTCGCCGTGGGGTGTCACCGTCGCCGCCAGCACCATCGACCGGAGGTTCCCGACGGTGATCGCGCTCGGGAACAATGCCTCCTTCGTG GGAGAGGGCTTCATTGTGAAGGACATGAAAACGCCTTTAGTAGAGAGCACTAGCGTCTTTGCCGATGG GACCTGCTCCTTGGACCAGCTGGTGAACCGCACGGCGGCGTCCGGGAAGATCGTCCTGTGCTTCTCCACGATGGGGATGGTGTCCGGTGAGGGCGCGGCACTGGCGGTGTATGCCGGCGGTGGCTCCGGCGTGATCTTCGCCGACTCCAGCTCCCGGCGGTCCAACCAGGACAACTTCCTGCCCACCGTCCACGTCAACCTGCGCCAGGGCACCCACATCCTCAACTACATCCAGAGCCGTTCAAG GCAACGGCCGACCGTGCACGTCTCGGCGAGCAGGACCGTCGTCGGCAGCACGCCGGCGCCGGCCATCGCCTACTTCTCCTCCAGAGGGCCGAGCTCCATTTCTCCAAACATTCTCAAG CCTGACGTCACCGCGCCCGGGGTGAACATCCTGGCGGCGTGGCCGCCCAAGTCGTCGCCGACGATGCTTCCTCTGGACAAGCGCTCGACGGAGTGGAACTTCGACACGGGCACGTCCATGTCGTGCCCCCATGTCACCGGCATCGTCGCCATCCTCAGGTCCGTGCACCCGACCTGGTCGCCGGCCGCAGTCAAGTCCGCCCTCATGACCACGGCGTACGTGCACGACGACACGTCCGACGCCATGCTGGCCGGTGGCACGCAGAAGGCCGCGGACGCCTTCGACACCGGGGCGGGGCACGTGGACCCGCTGCCGGCGCTGGACCCGGGGCTGGTGTACGACGCGGACGCGCGCGACCACGTGCGCTTCCTCTGCGGCCTCGGCTACACGGAGGCCCAGGTGCGGCAGATGGTGCTCCCCTCCCCGGCGCTCGACACCAGCTGCGCCGGCGGCCCCATTGGCGATGCCGACCTCAACTACCCGGCCATCGTGCTCCCGGAGCTGCGGGCTGTGGTGACCGTGAAGCGTACGGTGACGAACGTGGGCCTCCAGAGGGAAACCGTGTACCACGCTACCGTCATTAGCCCACAGGGCACGCACGTCGAGGTGTGGCCGCCGGCGCTGGCGTTCTCCCCGCGCTGCGCCAGGGCCGAGTACTACGTCACCGTCACACCCGCTAAGCTCTCGCGCGGCCGGTACGACTTCGGCGAGATCGTGTGGTCCGACGGCTACCACCGTGTCCGCACGCCGCTGGTCGTCAGGGTCACCAACCTGCCGGACGCTGGCGTCGGCGCTCAGCCCACGAATCAGCACCGTGATACCACTGAGTACTGA